The window AAAAATGCACTTAACAACCCGGCAGCATATGGACCTTATGTGGCGACGACCCTATGCAGCCTGGCGATTCTCTATAGCGACACCCAACGCTATGGTGCTGCGGAAAATGCATATCAGGACGCCATAGAGATACTCCGCAAACAGATACCCAACAACCCGATGGCATATGAGCCTGATTATTATATTGAGATCACCATGAACAACCTAGTGAATCTCTACATCACTACCCAACGCTATGATGCTGCGGAAAAGGCATCTCAGGAAGTCTTAGCCATACTCCTTAAATTGGCTCTCAACAATCCGGCGGCATATGAAGCTGATTTGTCGATAACCCTGCACAACCTGGCGTATATCTACATTGTTACTCAACGCTATGGTGCTGCGGAAAAGGCATCTCAGGAAGCCTTAGCCATACTCCGTAAACTGGCCCTCAACAATCCGGCGGCATATGAACCTGATTTGGCGAAGACTCTGAACAACTTGGCGGTTCTCTATAGAGATACCCAACGCTTTAGTGTGGCGGAGAAAACATTTCAGGAAGCCTTAGCCATACTCCGTAAACTGGCCCTCAACAATCCGGCGGCATATGAACCTTATATGGCAAAAACATTAGACAATCTGGCTATTCTCTACAGAAATACCCAACGCCATGGTGAGGCGAAAAAGGCAATTCAGGAAGCACTAGACATTAAGCATAAACTGGACCCCAACAAACAGTCATCAATCGACTATAAATTCATTAAATTCTAAGTTAGCAATATAGCCAAATAATAAAATGACTATGGAAAAACTGAAGAACTAATATGTCTTTGATAATTTCTTGAAAACATATCAATTACTCAATCAAATATACAATTTACAGATTTTTCCAAGGAATGCGGACAAAACATTATGATTCCCAAAATAAATGAATGATCTCGTCTAAGAAAGGCGAGAGGCTAAGCTAATAGGGATTATATTGATAAATTGTCAGAATAAACAGTTCGACCAGCAATTTCTATTTTGTTGATTCCATGTAGTTGTTGACTCAGTAGATGGAGTTAGATAGATAGGCCGGATACTCTCAATGAATATAGTACTCTGCAGAAGGATGTCGACATCCTGCGTCTCATGGACGGTATCGGGCAAAGCGATCCCGTGATCGTGAAGCAAAACGAGGATCTCTATCTATTCCTTGACAAATCGAATTATGTGGTGGTTGAAAACCAGTTTTCGAATGCGGATTATGGGGTGGAGCGCTTGGAGGTCGCAGACGGTTACTACATGAAGCGAGCGGACATCGAAAACATCGTCAATGCGATGAGCGACATCAACGAAGATTCCGAAATGGATGTCCTCGAGAAATACGAGGCCCTGCAGGCCGATCTGACCTATGTCGGCATATTGGCCGAGAGCTGGCAGCTGTAATCCTCCCCGTGTGCTGGAGAGGAACTATAAAATATCTTGACTTCAAATACACCTAAAGATAGTGTAACCGCAAGTTTGAAGACGTTTCATCTGTGTTTTTTCCATGACCCGCATCGTGAGCTTTATTCTGGTGATAATACTCTTCAAATTTAATGATTGTCTGATAAACAGAGACGATTCTTCTTTTTTTATACCAGTATAAAAAAGTTGCAGGCTGCAGCGGGAGGGTTCTTAGATGTCTGAAAGAAAGGTCTGTCCTATTTGTGCATGGAGAGCCAATTGTCAGAAGCGATTCAACGTGGTAACGGATTCCCTGGGAAATGTCCGCTGCCCGGATTACAGCCGGGACCTTTCCATCAAGGATAAGGAGATCGATGAAGCGGAGAAGAAGGACCGCAGTTCCTGAAAGGGCGGGACAAGACACGAGGAATAATCAACTCTACATAAAATATTAAAATGTCGGCAGCACTCTGGCGTTGCCCTCATTCCGGGAAGTTGGTCTCGATGGCCAACTTTTTTTAATGTTCGGAAATGAAGGGCAAGCGAGGCTGCCTTCGTTAAAGAAGGGATCATCGTTAAGGTCATAGGCATTGTATGGTTGACGGATCAATAAAGCATCGATTGACAACGTTGGTAAAAGAGGCGGCAAACGCCTGTATTGCGGAAGGCTTGCTGAAACTGGAAAATCTCCCCCCGGTGGAGATGGAAATGACCAAGGACGCGGCTCATGGGGATTACGCCACAAACCTGGCCATGATCCTGGCGTCTTCCGCGAGAATGAGTCCCCGAAAGATCGCCGAGATAATCACCGGTCATCTCCGGGATGAAGGGCGTTTCCTGGAAAAATGCGAGATTGCCGGCCCGGGATTCATCAATTTCTTTGTCCGGGAGGAAGTCTGGGCGGAGGAGCTGAAGGACATCGAGCGCCTGGGGAAGCTTTACGGATCGGCCGAGACGGGGCAGGGCAGGAAAGTCCAGGTGGAGTTTGTCAGCGCCAATCCCACGGGACCGCTGCACATCGGGCATGCCCGGGGCGCGGTGGTCGGCGATGTGATTGCGAACATCCTGGCGATGTCCGGCTATGACATCTTCCGGGAATACTACATCAATGACGCGGGCAACCAGATGAACAATCTGGGCAAATCGGTCTGGTACCGCTATCTCGAACTGCTGGGGAAATCCGTCGAGTTTCCCGACACCTGCTATCAGGGGGATTACATCCGGGACATTGCCGGAGAAATCTTGAAGAAAGACGGAGACCTTTACCTGGAAAAGGATGAAAAAGAGACGATTCGATCCTTTACCGACTATGCCGCCGGGATCATTCTCGAGGACATTAAGAAGGACCTGAAAGATTTCGGCATCGTCTTCGATCAGTATTTCAGCGAACGCGT is drawn from Syntrophus gentianae and contains these coding sequences:
- a CDS encoding tetratricopeptide repeat protein — translated: MIYIISIIFMLLSANASAEEIRQTTTGWCSPTVADVKGNVKITCTGVDPRAMKRLNELLDIRDKELKGKETTLKSKIQEADEWARKYRELKERFPNGDEGNQIAHQAKKLLQEGKLDEAGTILDKVIDSSEKQIDQIASQHFNRAEIFSLQFKPMEAWSHYEKAYRYRPDNYKYTFGYARSLQEQNMKSEAEKKYLEALDILRKLALNNPSSDDEFYVARTLHNLAILYKDTKRHGEAEKAYQKALEIHRKNALNNPAAYGPYVATTLCSLAILYSDTQRYGAAENAYQDAIEILRKQIPNNPMAYEPDYYIEITMNNLVNLYITTQRYDAAEKASQEVLAILLKLALNNPAAYEADLSITLHNLAYIYIVTQRYGAAEKASQEALAILRKLALNNPAAYEPDLAKTLNNLAVLYRDTQRFSVAEKTFQEALAILRKLALNNPAAYEPYMAKTLDNLAILYRNTQRHGEAKKAIQEALDIKHKLDPNKQSSIDYKFIKF